A single Brassica rapa cultivar Chiifu-401-42 chromosome A04, CAAS_Brap_v3.01, whole genome shotgun sequence DNA region contains:
- the LOC117133605 gene encoding LOW QUALITY PROTEIN: cytochrome c oxidase subunit 2-like (The sequence of the model RefSeq protein was modified relative to this genomic sequence to represent the inferred CDS: substituted 2 bases at 2 genomic stop codons): MIVLKWLFLTISPCDAAEPWQLGSQDAATPIMQGIIDLHHDIFFFLILILVFVLWILVRALWHFHYKENAIPQRIVHGTTIEILRTIFPSLISMFIAIPSFALLYSMDEVVVDPAITIKAIGHQWYWTYEYSDYNSSDEQSLTFDSYMIPEEDLELGQSRLLEVDNRVVVPAKTHLRIIVTSADVPHSWAVPSSGVKCDAVPGRLNQISILVQREGVYYGQCSEICGTNHAFTQSXPLSIVVEAVPSLISMFVPIPSFAVAAMDAPLLVESMLPSPNRSSSEDXFGLRVLCEPWPIIPDLGLESSIVNRIQVLEAANSPFLLGKAKGEYWAEIKESLRNSSYQREYYRGLDFENRDLLIRERKHSCYEVFREILLRNPSLEEAAAYPPQENFISFLNEKRDALDVSHPGHSPAEVDRLEILFLKEVEKDLVKNGSGSIHIVIGNLN; the protein is encoded by the exons ATGATTGTTCTAAAATGGTTATTCCTCACAATTTCTCCTTGTGATGCAGCGGAACCATGGCAATTAGGATCTCAAGACGCAGCTACACCTATAATGCAAGGAATAATAGACTTACATCACGATATCTTTTTCTTCCTCATTCTGATTTTGGTTTTCGTATTATGGATCTTGGTTCGCGCTTTATGGCATTTCCACTATAAAGAAAATGCAATCCCGCAAAGGATTGTTCATGGAACTACTATCGAGATTCTTCGGACCATCTTTCCTAGTCTCATCTCGATGTTCATTGCTATACCATCATTTGCTCTCTTATACTCAATGGACGAGGTAGTAGTAGATCCAGCCATTACTATCAAAGCTATTGGACATCAATGGTATTGGACTTATGAGTATTCTGACTATAACAGTTCTGATGAGCAGTCACTCACTTTTGACAGTTATATGATTCCAGAAGAAGATCTAGAATTGGGTCAATCACGTTTATTAGAAGTGGACAATAGAGTGGTTGTACCAGCCAAAACTCATCTACGTATTATTGTAACATCTGCTGATGTACCTCATAGTTGGGCTGTACCTTCCTCAGGTGTCAAATGTGATGCTGTACCTGGTCGTTTAAATCAAATCTCTATTTTGGTACAACGAGAAGGAGTTTACTATGGTCAGTGCAGTGAGATTTGTGGAACTAATCATGCCTTTACGC AAAGCTGACCCCTATCTATCGTCGTAGAAGCTGTTCCTAGTCTCATCTCGATGTTCGTTCCTATACCATCATTTGCTGTCGCAGCAATGGACGCCCCCCTCCTGGTTGAGTCAATGCTCCCATCCCCAAATCGGTCCTCGTCTGAGGATTAATTTGGGCTGAGAGTCCTTTGCGAACCATGGCCTATTATCCCCGATCTGGGATTAGAGTCTTCCATTGTAAATCGAATTCAAGTACTGGAAGCCGCTAATTCCCCCTTTCTGCTTGGAAAGGCAAAAGGGGAATATTGGGCAGAGATAAAAGAATCTCTAAGAAATTCTTCTTACCAAAGGGAGTATTATAGGGGTCTTGATTTCGAAAATCGAGATCTACTAATACGGGAACGTAAACACTCATGTTATGAAGTGTTTCGGGAAATCCTTTTAAGGAACCCTTCTTTGGAAGAAGCGGCGGCCTACCCTCCTCAAGAAAACTTTATTTCCTTCTTGAACGAGAAGCGGGACGCCCTAGACGTTTCCCACCCCGGGCACAGCCCGGCGGAAGTAGACCGTCTGGAGATCTTATTTCTAAAGGAGGTGGAAAAAGACCTTGTCAAAAATGGGAGCGGATCGATCCATATCGTCATTGGAAATTTGAATTGA